A part of Maridesulfovibrio hydrothermalis AM13 = DSM 14728 genomic DNA contains:
- the nhaB gene encoding sodium/proton antiporter NhaB — MQPSILQSLGSNFLGTAPKWYKIIILLFLIINPCLMFTAGPFVAGWALIAEFIFTLAMALKCYPLPAGGLLAFEAVFIGMTSPDTIYHEALKNFEVILLLIFMVAGIYFMKDFLQFTFTRILVRIQSKITISVLFCLAGAVLSAFLDALTVTAVIIAVAYGFYNIYHRFASGKTMHCDHDLCCDKAAAKNRDDLQEFRAFLRNLMMHGAVGTALGGVCTLVGEPQNLLIGGEMGWHFVDFFLKMMPVSIPVLATGLITCVTVEYFHLFTYGAKLPGNIRSHLLETAVQMEEKQGNRGKVKLVIQALTGLWLVAALALHLAAVGIVGLSVIVLLTAMNGVIEEHHLGKAFEEALPFTALLVVFFAVVAVIHDQGLFHPIINYVLSLHGQSQLVAYYIANGLLSAISDNVFVATVYISETKIHFINLLGAIPNIGMTGQALMDKLTDPHLARADVVASLPQAAANQALSIMANLDKLAVAINTGTNIPSVATPNGQAAFLFLLTSALAPVIRLSYGRMVLLALPYTITMSIMGLVAVNYFL; from the coding sequence ATGCAGCCTTCAATTCTGCAATCACTTGGCAGTAACTTTCTTGGTACCGCACCCAAATGGTACAAGATCATCATTCTATTATTTTTGATTATCAACCCATGCCTTATGTTTACCGCAGGGCCGTTTGTAGCAGGCTGGGCTCTTATAGCAGAATTCATTTTCACTCTGGCTATGGCTCTGAAATGCTATCCATTGCCTGCCGGTGGACTGTTAGCCTTCGAAGCAGTCTTTATAGGCATGACTTCCCCCGACACCATTTACCATGAAGCCCTCAAAAATTTTGAAGTGATTCTTCTATTAATTTTCATGGTCGCCGGTATTTATTTCATGAAAGACTTCCTGCAGTTTACGTTCACTCGCATACTCGTAAGAATTCAATCAAAGATCACCATATCAGTTCTATTTTGTCTAGCCGGTGCAGTATTATCAGCATTTCTTGATGCCCTGACCGTAACTGCCGTTATCATCGCAGTGGCTTATGGATTTTACAATATCTACCACAGGTTTGCTTCAGGCAAGACAATGCATTGCGATCATGACCTGTGCTGTGACAAGGCCGCTGCTAAAAACCGTGATGACTTGCAGGAATTCAGAGCATTCTTACGCAACCTCATGATGCATGGTGCTGTCGGTACAGCCCTTGGCGGGGTATGTACACTTGTTGGGGAGCCGCAGAATCTACTTATCGGCGGTGAAATGGGCTGGCATTTTGTTGATTTCTTTCTCAAAATGATGCCTGTCTCCATTCCTGTATTAGCCACTGGTCTGATTACTTGCGTTACTGTTGAATACTTCCACCTTTTTACCTACGGGGCGAAGCTGCCGGGCAATATTCGCTCACATCTGCTCGAAACAGCAGTTCAAATGGAAGAAAAACAAGGCAACAGGGGCAAGGTAAAACTGGTTATTCAAGCTCTGACCGGTCTCTGGCTCGTAGCCGCGCTGGCCCTTCACCTTGCTGCCGTAGGTATAGTTGGTTTGTCCGTAATTGTTTTGCTGACAGCCATGAACGGTGTCATCGAAGAACATCATTTAGGTAAAGCTTTTGAAGAAGCATTACCATTTACCGCTCTTCTTGTAGTCTTCTTCGCAGTTGTCGCGGTAATCCACGATCAGGGTCTTTTCCACCCAATAATCAACTACGTGCTCAGCCTGCACGGACAAAGCCAATTGGTAGCATATTACATAGCAAACGGATTGCTTTCAGCCATCTCTGATAATGTATTTGTTGCGACAGTGTACATATCTGAAACCAAAATACACTTCATAAATCTGCTGGGCGCCATTCCAAATATCGGAATGACCGGACAGGCTCTGATGGATAAGTTGACCGATCCTCACCTTGCAAGAGCGGATGTTGTCGCAAGTCTGCCGCAGGCGGCGGCAAATCAAGCCCTCAGTATAATGGCGAATCTGGACAAACTGGCCGTAGCTATCAACACAGGAACCAACATTCCAAGCGTTGCCACTCCCAACGGTCAGGCTGCATTCCTATTCCTGCTCACCTCTGCTTTAGCACCGGTTATCCGCCTTTCTTATGGCCGGATGGTGCTGCTGGCATTGCCGTACACAATAACAATGTCAATCATGGGTCTTGTGGCTGTGAACTACTTTCTATAG